One part of the Dyadobacter sp. 676 genome encodes these proteins:
- a CDS encoding Gfo/Idh/MocA family oxidoreductase codes for MIQPLTSRRNFLTTGLAAIAGAGLATAFSPVFGKAVPAADRIRLGIIGTGSRGTGLATLIREMPDYELVACCDIIPENLRKGLGLAAKNARGYSDYRQLLDDKSVDAVVIATPLYLHYPMAVAALQAGKHIYLEKSMTYDIPQAIDLVKKVKASGLIFQVGYQYRYYGLYQRVKEIMKENWLGKVTHFECQYNRNSNWRFPVKDPKMERAVNWRMYREYCGGPLSELCAHEIDVVNYLTDSRPVKVVGLGGINYWKDGRDTYDNIRTVYDYPDGVKASVTSVLSNAYNGYSIRILGDKATVEILRDKAFIYPETTNNAKGVVDGVTGATIAVTTQGKGVEVKFGKPGEEQQEPTVFALKDFAECVRNRKEPISNVETGRDGSIAIHMGNAAADTEKVQYWKPEYSA; via the coding sequence ATGATCCAGCCACTTACTTCCAGACGAAATTTCCTCACGACCGGCCTTGCCGCCATCGCGGGGGCGGGGCTTGCCACCGCATTTTCACCGGTATTCGGAAAAGCCGTGCCAGCCGCCGACAGAATCCGGCTCGGTATTATCGGTACCGGCTCGCGAGGCACCGGCTTGGCAACGCTGATTCGCGAAATGCCCGATTATGAGCTGGTAGCTTGCTGCGACATCATCCCCGAGAACCTCCGGAAGGGCCTCGGCCTGGCTGCTAAAAATGCCAGGGGCTATTCCGACTACCGCCAGTTGCTGGATGACAAATCGGTAGACGCCGTCGTTATTGCCACGCCCCTTTACCTGCATTACCCGATGGCGGTAGCCGCATTACAGGCAGGGAAACACATTTACCTCGAAAAATCGATGACTTACGACATTCCGCAGGCCATCGACCTGGTGAAAAAGGTAAAAGCTTCGGGACTGATTTTTCAAGTCGGTTATCAATACCGGTATTACGGCTTGTACCAGCGCGTAAAAGAGATTATGAAGGAAAACTGGCTGGGCAAGGTCACGCATTTCGAATGCCAGTACAACCGTAACTCGAACTGGCGGTTTCCGGTGAAGGATCCGAAAATGGAAAGGGCGGTGAACTGGCGCATGTACCGCGAATATTGCGGCGGTCCGCTGTCGGAGCTTTGCGCACATGAGATCGATGTAGTCAACTACCTGACGGACAGCCGGCCGGTAAAGGTAGTCGGGCTGGGCGGGATTAATTACTGGAAAGACGGCCGCGATACCTATGACAACATCCGGACCGTGTACGATTATCCCGACGGCGTGAAAGCCAGTGTCACATCGGTGCTTTCGAATGCATACAACGGTTACAGCATCCGCATTCTCGGGGATAAAGCTACGGTGGAAATCCTGCGCGACAAGGCATTTATCTACCCCGAAACTACCAACAACGCGAAGGGCGTCGTGGATGGCGTCACCGGTGCGACCATTGCCGTTACCACCCAGGGCAAAGGGGTAGAAGTGAAATTCGGCAAACCCGGTGAGGAGCAGCAGGAACCGACGGTTTTTGCACTAAAAGACTTTGCGGAATGCGTCCGGAACAGGAAAGAACCAATTTCCAATGTCGAAACCGGTCGCGACGGTTCCATTGCGATCCACATGGGCAATGCGGCGGCCGACACGGAAAAAGTGCAATACTGGAAACCGGAGTATTCGGCCTGA
- a CDS encoding SusD/RagB family nutrient-binding outer membrane lipoprotein, protein MKISKIIYSLAAAAGLLLTSCEDLSEVNENPNSPEEVSSNYIMSYVLTHSARAYYALGAEGSELSGAMQYIQMGTNEGATKVNQYGWSASGWSEYYNILKNNDLMYQAAVRDNNRFFQAIALIMKSFVFGLMTDLFGDIPYSGALRAASEQYYPEYDNQIDVYKGILTDLKTASALLGSLGATDVVSAGADVLYGGKAAGWQKFANALRMRYALRLSGHKSELSAAGIDIAAEFKDAAGATFTANTDDASLAFIGTTKDNSAAGGILNASNPLYYIKPSKPFMDKLTALGDPRRDRWFQPVLNKWDVQTAVATDKTVTNVFGETFTVKYVPAKPAANVDTSLYVGLPVGLAIVDATSYNKGDDGTAYNPERSPYISFLHSRYRANSEAYVKMNLITYAEVEFMLAEAALDGGWGVSGTPEDHYKAGIKASLDKYNAQAANGFSFDKYYARNAVSLASAPNKLERISEQKWIAGWLSVEPWFHWRRTGFPALKTGPAAQFGAAIPVRFVYPVANADAKYLVNYNAAVDKLEATGYVPTGQSKDHQYSKMWLLKGTSAPW, encoded by the coding sequence ATGAAAATTTCCAAAATCATATATAGTCTGGCAGCGGCGGCAGGTCTGCTGCTTACGAGTTGCGAGGACCTGAGCGAAGTAAACGAAAACCCGAACAGTCCCGAGGAGGTGTCGTCGAACTACATTATGAGCTACGTTCTCACGCATTCGGCGCGTGCCTACTATGCGCTGGGCGCGGAGGGTTCCGAGCTGTCGGGCGCGATGCAATACATTCAGATGGGCACCAACGAAGGTGCTACGAAGGTCAACCAGTACGGTTGGTCCGCTTCCGGCTGGTCGGAGTATTACAATATCCTGAAAAACAACGACCTGATGTACCAGGCCGCGGTCCGCGACAACAATCGTTTCTTCCAGGCGATAGCCCTGATCATGAAGTCGTTCGTATTTGGTTTGATGACGGACCTTTTCGGTGACATTCCGTACTCCGGAGCGCTGCGTGCCGCCAGCGAACAATATTACCCTGAATACGATAACCAGATCGACGTGTACAAAGGTATTCTCACCGACCTTAAAACCGCTTCCGCCTTGCTGGGCAGCCTCGGCGCCACCGATGTCGTGAGTGCGGGCGCTGACGTATTGTATGGCGGAAAGGCAGCAGGCTGGCAGAAATTCGCGAATGCATTGCGGATGCGTTATGCATTGCGGCTTTCGGGCCATAAATCAGAATTGTCGGCGGCGGGAATCGACATTGCCGCGGAGTTCAAAGATGCGGCCGGCGCCACTTTCACTGCCAACACGGACGATGCTTCTTTGGCGTTTATCGGTACTACCAAAGACAATTCTGCTGCGGGAGGCATTCTTAACGCGAGTAACCCGTTGTACTACATCAAGCCTTCCAAACCGTTCATGGACAAGCTCACAGCCCTCGGCGATCCACGCCGCGATCGCTGGTTTCAGCCGGTTTTGAACAAATGGGATGTGCAAACGGCCGTTGCTACCGACAAAACGGTGACCAATGTATTCGGCGAAACATTTACCGTCAAGTACGTGCCCGCTAAACCGGCGGCGAACGTAGATACTTCGTTGTACGTCGGCTTGCCCGTTGGCCTGGCGATCGTGGATGCAACTTCCTACAACAAAGGCGACGACGGCACGGCTTACAATCCCGAGCGCAGCCCGTACATTTCGTTCCTGCACAGTCGCTACCGCGCCAATAGCGAGGCTTATGTCAAAATGAACCTGATCACTTATGCCGAAGTGGAATTTATGCTGGCCGAAGCGGCACTCGACGGCGGTTGGGGCGTTTCGGGCACGCCGGAGGATCATTACAAAGCCGGTATCAAAGCGTCACTGGATAAATACAATGCCCAGGCCGCCAATGGGTTCAGTTTTGACAAATACTATGCCCGGAATGCTGTGAGCCTCGCATCGGCCCCCAATAAGCTCGAACGGATTTCGGAACAGAAATGGATCGCCGGCTGGCTGAGCGTCGAGCCGTGGTTCCATTGGCGCCGAACAGGCTTCCCGGCACTGAAAACCGGCCCGGCGGCACAATTCGGAGCGGCTATCCCGGTGCGTTTCGTGTATCCGGTCGCGAATGCGGACGCCAAATACCTGGTCAATTACAATGCGGCGGTGGATAAGCTGGAAGCGACCGGCTATGTGCCAACCGGCCAGAGCAAAGACCATCAATATTCGAAAATGTGGCTGCTGAAAGGTACTTCGGCACCCTGGTAA
- a CDS encoding SusC/RagA family TonB-linked outer membrane protein, producing the protein MKKKLFTHQILQRLMRFSLMQLCIAVSIATVSIAAPAGAQDLLSRRISLSIQNQDAVQVLAEIEKQAHVRFTYRPELITESRKYSFEVTGEKLAKVLDDVLDPMRLKYRVIGRQIVLTPVKNGSGPATGAIRELRPASARAVTGKVTSAKDGSPLPGVNILVKGTQTGTSTDAAGNFSIDVDGQGAVLIFSYIGFNSRSIEVGNQSVIDVSLQESVETLKEAVVTAMGITRDRRSLGYSVGNVQAEALTQTPQNNVLNALSGKVAGVQISQMDGTAGSTVNVIIRGANSLNNDNQPLFVIDGVPVANKLDNSFAGADMGNAISDINPNDIANVSVLKGPSAAALYGSRAGNGVILITTKSGRGAKKGLGVSVNTAMVLEVPLRYVPVQNKFGSGKSGAHILEEQENESWGPRLDVGEQWVQWNSNGQKAPLVSYPNRFKDFFRTGTTNTNNVSVNGNYDKGNFRLSVGNMKNRGIVPNTDLSRLTIALNTTYNIADKLRAQANFNVSESGSDNRPLIDASRNSPVRSIYEMGAQVNILDLRDYWMPGQEGIQQRVYKSKQNNPYFIAYENPTGFKRNRTVSKLQLDYDITSEFSVMGRFSRDAYEEKLEAKKAYSNYEAVKGGYEVEMNGRKETNLDFIATWKKNFSETWSLNVLAGANRLEQRSDFINNATTELVSPGLYTIANGAPGTITYNSQWTRKLLYGVYTSASIGFKNYVFLDLTARNDWSSTLPKDNRSYFYPSASLSMILSDMFALPSWVSLAKFRAGSAQVGNDVAPYSLRQTYVADTDWGPTKRMYQNDILKNNNLKPEISSANEIGLDLKFLKNRLGVEGTYYVRNNKNQVLTIGIPIESGSSSKLINAGLVQSRGFELGINATPVEGRNFSWDVNVSFTRNRTRIKSLAEGITYFSFNSYSGAEVRTYVGGDVGDIYQQPMLKVTDRNSPYYGYPILTSGGLYQTDTDINHIRKIGNYNHDFLMGVQQTFRYRNFSLFANIDWRQGGSFYSNTMMFLGNNGQLEESLSGVPYDKNVPIDQQIKANPDAFLGKWVGGRNAEYGGFRCLDRRQKGHPRAGCELQRRRAHHQRCGGEYHVH; encoded by the coding sequence ATGAAAAAAAAGCTGTTTACCCATCAAATACTCCAACGACTGATGCGCTTTTCCCTGATGCAGCTCTGTATTGCCGTGAGTATTGCGACCGTTTCGATAGCGGCCCCGGCCGGCGCGCAGGATTTGCTGAGCCGCCGCATTAGCCTCAGCATTCAGAACCAGGATGCCGTGCAGGTACTGGCGGAAATTGAAAAACAGGCCCATGTACGATTTACCTACCGCCCCGAGCTGATCACCGAAAGCCGGAAATATTCCTTTGAAGTGACCGGGGAAAAACTGGCGAAGGTCCTCGATGATGTCCTCGATCCGATGCGGCTCAAATACCGGGTTATAGGCCGGCAGATTGTACTCACACCGGTAAAAAACGGCAGCGGGCCGGCGACGGGAGCGATACGGGAGCTCCGGCCGGCATCCGCACGCGCCGTTACCGGTAAAGTCACGTCTGCCAAAGACGGCTCGCCTCTTCCAGGGGTGAATATCCTCGTAAAAGGCACGCAAACGGGTACTTCCACGGATGCGGCTGGTAATTTCTCCATCGATGTGGATGGTCAGGGAGCGGTACTGATCTTTTCGTACATCGGTTTTAACAGCCGGAGCATAGAGGTGGGTAACCAGTCGGTGATCGACGTGAGCTTGCAGGAAAGCGTGGAAACGCTGAAAGAAGCGGTGGTGACGGCGATGGGCATTACCCGCGACAGGCGTTCACTGGGCTATTCGGTGGGTAACGTACAGGCCGAAGCGTTGACGCAGACACCGCAGAATAACGTCCTGAACGCATTGTCCGGCAAAGTAGCCGGCGTTCAGATCTCCCAGATGGACGGAACAGCCGGCTCGACCGTAAACGTCATCATCCGCGGGGCGAATTCTTTGAACAATGACAACCAGCCCCTTTTCGTCATCGACGGAGTGCCGGTAGCCAACAAGCTCGACAATAGTTTCGCCGGCGCAGATATGGGCAATGCGATTTCCGACATCAACCCTAACGACATTGCCAACGTTTCAGTACTGAAAGGTCCCAGTGCCGCCGCGTTGTACGGGTCCCGTGCGGGTAACGGCGTAATCCTGATTACTACCAAATCAGGTCGCGGGGCAAAGAAGGGGCTGGGCGTTTCGGTGAATACGGCTATGGTGCTGGAAGTGCCGCTACGCTATGTGCCGGTGCAGAACAAGTTCGGTTCGGGGAAAAGCGGGGCGCACATCCTGGAAGAGCAGGAGAATGAAAGCTGGGGCCCGCGCCTGGATGTGGGCGAGCAATGGGTTCAATGGAACAGCAACGGCCAGAAAGCGCCATTGGTGTCGTACCCTAACCGTTTCAAGGATTTTTTCCGTACCGGTACGACCAACACCAACAATGTTTCCGTGAACGGAAATTACGACAAAGGCAATTTCCGGCTGTCGGTGGGTAATATGAAAAACAGGGGGATCGTACCCAATACCGACCTTTCCAGGCTGACAATAGCTTTAAATACCACCTACAACATCGCGGACAAGCTCCGTGCACAAGCCAATTTCAACGTTTCCGAGTCGGGTTCCGATAACCGTCCGCTCATCGACGCCAGCCGCAATTCGCCGGTGCGGAGCATTTACGAAATGGGCGCCCAGGTGAATATCCTCGATTTGCGGGATTACTGGATGCCGGGGCAGGAGGGCATTCAGCAGCGGGTTTACAAAAGCAAGCAAAACAATCCTTATTTCATCGCCTATGAAAACCCGACGGGATTCAAACGTAACCGCACCGTGAGCAAATTGCAGCTCGATTACGATATTACCAGTGAATTTTCGGTCATGGGCCGCTTCTCGCGTGACGCGTACGAGGAAAAATTGGAGGCAAAAAAAGCTTATAGCAACTACGAGGCCGTAAAGGGTGGTTATGAAGTTGAAATGAACGGCCGCAAGGAAACCAATCTCGACTTCATCGCTACCTGGAAAAAGAATTTCAGCGAAACATGGAGCCTGAATGTGCTCGCCGGCGCGAACAGGCTGGAACAACGTTCCGATTTTATCAATAACGCCACTACCGAGCTGGTTTCGCCGGGGCTGTACACCATCGCCAACGGTGCGCCCGGAACGATCACCTATAACAGCCAATGGACCAGAAAATTGCTCTACGGCGTTTACACTTCCGCTTCGATCGGTTTCAAAAATTACGTTTTCCTCGACCTGACGGCGCGCAACGACTGGTCGAGCACGCTGCCCAAGGATAACCGCTCGTATTTCTATCCGTCGGCGTCGCTAAGTATGATCCTTTCGGATATGTTCGCATTGCCCTCGTGGGTTTCGCTTGCCAAGTTCCGTGCCGGTTCGGCACAGGTGGGTAACGACGTCGCACCTTACAGCCTCCGCCAGACGTATGTCGCCGACACCGACTGGGGGCCGACGAAACGAATGTACCAGAACGATATTCTGAAAAACAATAACCTGAAACCCGAGATTTCAAGCGCTAACGAAATCGGCCTGGACTTGAAATTCCTTAAAAACAGGCTGGGCGTGGAGGGTACCTATTATGTACGGAACAACAAAAACCAGGTGCTGACAATCGGCATCCCCATCGAATCGGGTTCGAGCAGCAAACTGATCAATGCGGGGCTGGTACAAAGCAGGGGATTTGAACTGGGCATCAACGCGACGCCGGTGGAAGGGCGTAATTTCAGCTGGGACGTGAATGTATCGTTCACGCGCAACCGCACGCGCATCAAGAGCCTCGCCGAGGGCATTACCTACTTTTCGTTTAACTCTTACAGCGGTGCGGAGGTACGTACCTACGTGGGCGGGGACGTGGGCGACATTTACCAGCAACCCATGCTGAAAGTGACCGATCGGAATTCTCCGTATTACGGGTATCCCATTCTGACCAGCGGAGGTTTGTACCAGACCGACACCGACATTAACCACATCCGGAAGATCGGCAATTACAACCACGATTTTCTGATGGGCGTCCAGCAGACATTCCGTTACAGGAATTTCAGCCTGTTCGCAAACATCGATTGGCGCCAGGGTGGTTCGTTTTATTCCAACACGATGATGTTCCTAGGCAATAACGGCCAGCTGGAAGAATCGCTGTCGGGCGTGCCCTACGATAAAAATGTGCCCATCGACCAGCAGATCAAGGCCAACCCGGACGCATTCCTGGGCAAATGGGTGGGCGGCCGCAATGCCGAGTATGGGGGGTTTCGATGCCTGGACAGGCGCCAAAAAGGACACCCGCGTGCAGGATGCGAGCTTCAACGTAGGCGTGCGCACCACCAAAGATGCGGAGGGGAATACCACGTACATTGA
- a CDS encoding FecR domain-containing protein, with protein MTEKYRQYTLADFIQDDAFIHWAKSPDPAGDAFWRGIAELYPHQEEVIMQARQTVLNLAALSRPSFDPGEAGLIWEDISSRLDEIPRAVPVYRERWLRYAAAALVILTGCWAMMHLTREPETAYAQRIEILENPREEVNGSDSERIVQLPDGSRVTLTKGSGISFEGKMDGGTRSVYLSGEAFFEVKKNPAKPFYVYAGELTTRVLGTSFTVRSFEKENIASVQVRTGSVSVEAGVSLRRQSVVLSPNQQASFFRREERLSTGLVKEPQPVVTNAELARFTFHNAPVSTIFDSLGKAYGVAIQYDREAVGACRLTTSVREESLFEILDVICEAIEAKYSVTGTTIRISDPNCN; from the coding sequence ATGACAGAAAAATATCGGCAGTACACATTAGCGGACTTTATTCAGGACGACGCGTTCATTCATTGGGCGAAGTCGCCCGACCCGGCAGGAGACGCCTTCTGGCGGGGCATTGCGGAATTGTACCCGCATCAGGAAGAGGTCATTATGCAGGCCAGGCAAACCGTATTGAACCTTGCGGCGCTTTCACGCCCTTCTTTTGACCCCGGCGAAGCCGGTTTGATATGGGAGGACATCAGCAGCCGGCTGGATGAAATACCCCGCGCGGTACCTGTTTACAGAGAGCGGTGGTTGCGCTATGCGGCTGCGGCTTTGGTGATATTGACGGGCTGCTGGGCGATGATGCACCTTACCCGCGAACCCGAAACTGCGTACGCGCAACGGATCGAAATCCTCGAAAACCCGCGTGAAGAAGTTAACGGATCGGACAGTGAGAGGATCGTACAGTTGCCTGATGGCAGTCGGGTAACGCTCACGAAGGGCAGCGGGATCAGTTTTGAGGGCAAAATGGATGGCGGAACACGCTCGGTTTACCTGTCGGGAGAGGCGTTTTTCGAGGTGAAGAAAAATCCCGCGAAGCCATTCTACGTATATGCCGGGGAACTGACGACCCGTGTGCTGGGTACCAGCTTCACCGTCAGGTCATTTGAGAAAGAAAATATTGCCTCGGTACAGGTGCGCACAGGCAGCGTATCCGTGGAGGCCGGGGTGTCGCTCAGAAGACAGTCGGTGGTGCTGTCGCCTAACCAGCAGGCTTCGTTTTTCAGGAGAGAAGAGCGGTTGAGCACGGGGCTCGTAAAGGAGCCGCAGCCGGTCGTCACCAACGCGGAACTGGCACGTTTTACATTCCACAATGCGCCCGTGAGCACTATTTTCGACTCGTTAGGGAAGGCTTACGGGGTTGCAATACAATATGATAGAGAAGCCGTCGGTGCATGCCGGCTGACTACGTCGGTCAGGGAAGAATCTTTGTTCGAAATACTCGATGTAATCTGCGAAGCGATCGAAGCGAAGTACTCCGTAACCGGCACGACCATCAGGATTTCCGACCCGAATTGCAATTGA
- a CDS encoding FAD:protein FMN transferase, which produces MRRKKHWTGLMAGAIYLLAGALCPADRQGAHRLTGQAQGTTYAITYYSEKKRITQFQADSIFSSLDASLSLYQPGSLISRFNASDEGITMDGHLTKVVDRSMQVYRESGGLFDITVYPLVRAWGFGVKPGGAMPDSAAIRQLLPCVGSGKLKVRGSRLLKTNHCMQIDVNGIAQGYSVDVVAGFLEAKGIHNYLIEVGGEIRVKGRKQPGNEPMKIGIETPAANEFNAPVIREVISVGDGAVTTSGSYRKFRESGGVRVSHIIDPKTGFPVQSRIISATVVAHDAITADGFDNALLAAGLDGAFEILKKHSGIDAYLIYKKPDGTVADTASAGFARYIVR; this is translated from the coding sequence ATGAGGCGGAAAAAGCACTGGACCGGGCTTATGGCCGGGGCGATTTACCTCCTGGCGGGAGCATTGTGCCCGGCCGACCGACAGGGTGCTCACCGGCTGACCGGGCAGGCCCAGGGCACGACCTATGCGATTACATATTATTCCGAAAAAAAACGGATTACCCAATTTCAGGCAGACAGCATTTTTAGCAGCCTCGATGCGTCGCTTTCTCTTTATCAGCCCGGCTCGCTGATCAGCCGGTTCAACGCGTCGGACGAAGGCATTACAATGGACGGCCATTTAACGAAGGTAGTCGACCGGTCGATGCAGGTTTACCGCGAAAGCGGCGGTTTATTCGACATCACCGTGTACCCGCTCGTGCGTGCGTGGGGTTTCGGTGTGAAGCCGGGTGGCGCTATGCCTGATAGCGCCGCCATCCGTCAGCTTTTGCCATGTGTCGGGTCCGGTAAACTGAAAGTGCGGGGAAGCAGGCTTTTGAAAACAAACCACTGCATGCAGATCGACGTCAACGGCATCGCGCAGGGCTATTCGGTGGACGTCGTTGCGGGTTTCCTGGAAGCAAAGGGCATTCATAATTACTTAATCGAGGTGGGAGGGGAGATCCGCGTGAAAGGGCGTAAGCAGCCGGGGAACGAGCCGATGAAGATCGGTATCGAAACACCTGCTGCTAATGAATTCAATGCGCCGGTGATCCGCGAGGTCATCAGCGTTGGCGATGGGGCCGTGACTACTTCGGGCAGTTACCGCAAGTTCCGCGAGTCGGGCGGCGTGAGGGTCTCCCACATTATCGACCCCAAAACCGGGTTTCCCGTGCAGAGCCGGATCATCAGCGCAACCGTAGTTGCCCACGACGCCATCACAGCCGACGGTTTCGACAATGCGCTGCTGGCAGCAGGCCTCGACGGGGCGTTTGAGATATTGAAAAAACATTCCGGAATAGACGCCTACCTGATTTACAAAAAGCCCGACGGTACGGTAGCCGACACGGCCTCCGCCGGATTTGCCAGATATATCGTACGCTGA
- a CDS encoding metallophosphoesterase family protein, protein MYFRNSISKIVTTGTFALWALAVSAQNAELYAPTAVPDRIVLNVTVDPSTSMAVNWRTSEAVTESFAEIAVAEADPRFVFKAKRFKAKTEKLVWENTPVAHYHSVVLENLQPGTKYAYRVGGEQGWSEWIHFSTAGAKDEKLSFIYYGDVQVNISSLWSRVVREAYAKAPDARLAIYAGDLINKANRDVEWGDWFHGGGFIHSMVPAFPTPGNHDHFDTPEGVNTTSVFWRPQFTLPENGPKGLEETCYYADVQGVRFVSLNSDQVDVSEKWTQVQKAWLERILMDNPNKWTVITFHHPIFSPKTTRDNKRMRETFKPLFDRYKVDLVLQGHDHTYARGMANIPMKENGAQSGTMYVVSVSGPKMTDSNVGPAAWMDRSAIYTQLFHVVNVEGERLSFQTYTATGELYDAFDLIKQKGKINRIAERVPPNIPERH, encoded by the coding sequence ATGTATTTTAGAAACAGTATTTCAAAAATCGTTACGACGGGGACTTTCGCCTTATGGGCATTGGCCGTTTCCGCGCAGAATGCAGAGCTTTATGCGCCCACGGCAGTGCCCGACCGCATTGTCCTCAATGTAACAGTCGATCCTTCGACTTCGATGGCGGTCAACTGGCGGACTTCCGAAGCCGTAACAGAGAGCTTTGCCGAGATCGCGGTGGCAGAGGCCGACCCGCGGTTCGTTTTCAAAGCCAAAAGGTTTAAAGCGAAGACGGAAAAGCTCGTTTGGGAAAATACGCCCGTCGCACATTATCATTCGGTGGTCCTCGAAAACCTGCAACCCGGTACGAAATATGCGTACCGGGTGGGCGGGGAGCAGGGGTGGAGCGAATGGATCCATTTCTCGACGGCCGGTGCGAAGGACGAGAAACTGTCGTTTATTTATTATGGTGATGTACAGGTAAATATCTCGTCGCTATGGTCGCGCGTGGTGCGTGAGGCCTATGCGAAAGCGCCCGATGCGCGCCTGGCCATCTACGCGGGAGACCTGATCAACAAGGCCAACCGCGATGTCGAATGGGGTGACTGGTTCCATGGCGGCGGTTTCATCCACAGCATGGTGCCTGCGTTTCCTACACCTGGCAACCACGACCATTTCGATACGCCCGAAGGCGTGAATACGACGTCGGTATTCTGGCGACCGCAGTTTACCCTGCCCGAAAATGGCCCGAAAGGCCTGGAAGAAACCTGCTATTATGCAGATGTTCAGGGGGTGAGGTTCGTTTCGTTAAACTCGGACCAGGTGGATGTTTCCGAAAAATGGACGCAGGTACAGAAAGCGTGGCTGGAAAGAATTTTAATGGACAATCCTAACAAATGGACGGTGATCACATTTCACCATCCGATTTTCTCCCCCAAAACCACCCGCGACAATAAGCGGATGCGCGAAACTTTCAAGCCGCTGTTCGACCGGTACAAGGTCGACCTCGTGTTACAGGGGCATGATCACACCTATGCACGCGGAATGGCCAATATTCCCATGAAAGAAAACGGCGCGCAGTCGGGAACAATGTATGTGGTGTCGGTGAGCGGGCCGAAAATGACCGATTCCAACGTCGGTCCTGCGGCCTGGATGGACCGTTCGGCGATTTACACGCAGCTTTTTCATGTAGTAAATGTGGAAGGTGAGAGACTTTCATTTCAAACCTATACGGCCACCGGCGAGTTGTATGATGCATTCGATTTGATTAAACAAAAGGGAAAAATCAACCGAATCGCCGAACGCGTCCCTCCCAACATACCCGAACGCCACTAA
- a CDS encoding RNA polymerase sigma factor, which yields MKFFRSNKYDSLASLVKACQKQDPRAQTVFYERYKARMTGICRRYARTVAEADDIFQDAFVKIFNSIGNLQDPDAADSWVKTTVIRTAINYYNRTTRHEEMHSSLDGVEWQVESDDYVRIIDQMNVRDLVDLVNELPDRYRTVINMHLIDGYTHTEIGEMLSMSDATARSQFMRGRNLLMKKLEKKGIVHHENF from the coding sequence ATGAAATTCTTTCGGTCCAACAAATACGATAGCCTCGCCAGCCTCGTGAAAGCCTGCCAGAAACAGGACCCGAGGGCGCAGACCGTATTTTACGAGCGATACAAAGCCAGGATGACGGGTATTTGCCGGCGCTACGCCAGAACCGTGGCCGAAGCCGACGATATTTTTCAGGACGCATTCGTGAAAATATTCAACAGCATAGGTAACCTGCAAGACCCCGATGCCGCAGACAGCTGGGTAAAAACGACGGTGATCCGGACGGCCATTAATTACTATAACCGGACCACCCGACACGAGGAAATGCACAGCTCGCTCGACGGTGTAGAATGGCAGGTGGAATCGGACGATTACGTGCGGATCATCGACCAGATGAACGTCCGCGACCTGGTCGATCTCGTCAACGAGCTGCCCGACCGGTACCGTACGGTGATCAATATGCATCTGATTGACGGCTATACACACACCGAAATTGGTGAAATGCTGTCCATGTCCGACGCCACGGCCCGGTCGCAGTTCATGAGAGGACGTAACCTGCTAATGAAAAAACTCGAAAAAAAAGGAATAGTGCATCATGAAAACTTCTGA
- a CDS encoding sigma-70 family RNA polymerase sigma factor → MKEANSDTLLWNAFQGGDRDAFASIYKNYIDELLSYGYRVTSDRQLIRDSIQDLFLHIWLRRENLATTDSIKFYLFRSLRNRIIRNSEKHHETPRGDIEALADLADEYDAFESAISLADGPSDSYEKLADAVNRLSSRQREAIQLRYLHGFSPDQIAEMMQMNNQSVRNLLHRAISQLRLFFETAGGLLVFLPALQNFQGR, encoded by the coding sequence TTGAAAGAAGCGAATTCCGATACGCTTTTATGGAACGCCTTTCAAGGTGGCGACAGGGACGCGTTTGCCTCTATTTATAAAAATTACATCGACGAGCTGCTAAGTTACGGTTACCGCGTTACTTCCGACCGTCAGCTCATCCGCGACAGTATTCAGGACTTGTTTTTGCACATCTGGCTGCGCCGCGAAAACCTTGCCACTACCGATTCCATCAAATTCTATCTGTTCCGGTCGTTGCGCAACCGCATTATCCGCAACAGCGAAAAGCATCACGAAACACCGCGCGGCGATATCGAAGCGCTTGCCGACCTGGCCGACGAATACGATGCATTCGAATCGGCGATCAGCTTGGCCGACGGACCTTCCGATAGTTACGAAAAGCTCGCCGACGCCGTAAACCGCCTGTCGTCCAGGCAGCGGGAGGCCATTCAACTGCGTTACCTGCACGGGTTTTCACCAGATCAGATCGCTGAAATGATGCAGATGAACAACCAATCGGTACGGAACCTTCTACACCGCGCTATTAGTCAGCTAAGGCTTTTCTTCGAAACAGCAGGCGGCCTGCTGGTCTTTTTGCCTGCTTTACAAAATTTCCAGGGCAGGTGA